The proteins below are encoded in one region of Effusibacillus dendaii:
- a CDS encoding FtsK/SpoIIIE family DNA translocase, producing the protein MAKRKKSTGKTKQFIKYEILGLLLLAVAILSFAGMGPAGRILMRVSMYTAGISYWMISGYLIYLAVYFMVKQQTPRLTSRHLGILLAILTMAVLHHYNLYLEILSPGHKSDLWLVTNERIKTLYDSHTVASSDRPIGNIEFGGGIIGFLGFSLLHTLFDTAGTLFVMMIMGVISLILISGKSLTAGLRKGRQLAAGWLRKWAKEVKEAWHVLKSSPPKETAKNKNVKRPAETRTQTAAAVAEPVFDDEQPLKIRDFADQVESPSKHLQVLPGGKQNGQITIKYKERQTGKAVKSEVPNYEETDPLVLQMQTADNTYELPPLDLLEAPYGPRTGGDHKDLESNALKLQETLASFGVQVKVTEAHRGPTVTRYEVQPAIGVKVSRIVNLADDLALALAAKDIRIEAPIPGKSAVGIEVPNREVAIVTLREVIESNEFLTSPSKLSTVLGRDISGEPIVGSLAKMPHLLVAGATGAGKSVCINGIIASILYKAKPSEVKFIMIDPKMVELNVYNGIPHLLAPVVTDPRRAAYALKKVVQEMEHRYELFAAEGTRNMESYNSIMQQANKSPLPYIVVIIDELADLMMVAPTDVEEAIIRLAQMARAAGIHLILATQRPSVDVITGVIKANIPSRIAFAVSSQMDSRTILDMGGAEKLLGRGDMLYLPVGESKPVRVQGAFVSEAEVERLVSYVKEQQGAAYHLDLSEMKEESTPEEGELDSLFWEAVKLVVESEQASVSMLQRRLKVGYSRAARLVDQMEERGIVGRFEGSKPREVLLSKEQWSQMQNGL; encoded by the coding sequence ATGGCCAAAAGAAAAAAAAGCACGGGAAAAACAAAACAGTTTATCAAATACGAGATCCTAGGCTTGCTCTTATTGGCGGTCGCTATCCTTTCGTTTGCCGGAATGGGGCCAGCAGGCCGAATTTTGATGCGTGTGTCGATGTATACAGCAGGTATTTCCTACTGGATGATTAGCGGTTATCTGATATATTTGGCTGTTTATTTTATGGTCAAACAACAAACCCCTCGTTTGACCTCCCGGCACTTAGGAATTCTTCTTGCCATTTTAACAATGGCCGTCCTCCACCATTACAATTTATATTTGGAAATTTTAAGCCCCGGCCATAAATCGGATCTCTGGTTGGTCACGAATGAAAGAATCAAGACATTATACGATTCCCATACCGTTGCATCTTCGGACCGGCCAATTGGAAATATCGAATTCGGCGGTGGAATTATAGGGTTCCTGGGATTTAGTTTACTGCATACGCTGTTTGATACAGCGGGTACGCTTTTTGTCATGATGATCATGGGGGTTATCTCCTTGATTTTGATTTCCGGCAAATCCCTTACCGCTGGCTTGCGCAAAGGCCGCCAGCTTGCGGCGGGATGGCTGCGGAAATGGGCAAAAGAAGTAAAGGAAGCGTGGCACGTATTAAAATCATCACCCCCGAAGGAAACCGCTAAGAATAAGAACGTCAAACGACCGGCTGAAACGCGAACGCAAACGGCCGCCGCTGTAGCGGAGCCTGTTTTTGATGATGAACAACCTTTAAAGATCAGGGATTTTGCCGATCAAGTGGAATCGCCGTCCAAACACCTGCAGGTTCTGCCGGGCGGTAAACAAAATGGGCAGATCACTATAAAATATAAAGAACGTCAAACCGGCAAAGCCGTTAAAAGCGAAGTTCCGAATTACGAAGAAACAGATCCATTGGTTCTCCAGATGCAGACCGCAGACAATACGTACGAATTGCCGCCGCTGGATCTTTTGGAGGCTCCTTATGGTCCGCGAACGGGTGGAGACCATAAAGATTTGGAATCAAACGCGTTAAAATTGCAGGAAACGTTGGCCAGTTTTGGTGTACAGGTGAAAGTTACCGAGGCGCATCGGGGACCGACCGTAACCCGCTATGAAGTACAGCCTGCAATCGGAGTTAAAGTATCACGAATCGTAAATCTGGCTGATGATTTGGCATTGGCATTGGCAGCCAAGGATATCCGGATTGAAGCTCCCATTCCTGGCAAATCAGCGGTTGGTATTGAAGTTCCAAACCGCGAAGTGGCGATTGTCACGCTGAGGGAAGTGATTGAATCGAATGAATTCCTCACTTCACCATCGAAGCTGTCTACCGTGTTGGGAAGGGATATCAGCGGAGAACCGATTGTCGGAAGTTTGGCGAAAATGCCGCATCTGTTGGTAGCGGGAGCGACAGGTGCCGGGAAGTCGGTTTGTATCAACGGTATTATCGCGTCGATTTTGTATAAAGCAAAACCAAGTGAAGTTAAATTTATAATGATTGATCCGAAAATGGTAGAATTGAACGTTTATAACGGAATTCCTCATCTGTTGGCTCCTGTGGTTACAGATCCGCGACGGGCTGCCTACGCACTGAAAAAAGTCGTGCAGGAAATGGAGCATCGATACGAATTGTTCGCCGCAGAAGGCACACGCAACATGGAAAGCTACAACTCTATCATGCAACAGGCGAACAAAAGCCCACTGCCGTATATAGTTGTCATCATTGACGAGTTGGCCGATTTGATGATGGTTGCCCCAACCGATGTGGAAGAGGCGATCATCCGATTGGCGCAAATGGCCCGCGCTGCGGGAATTCATTTGATTTTGGCTACACAGCGGCCTTCTGTTGATGTCATTACAGGTGTTATTAAAGCAAACATACCGTCCCGCATTGCATTTGCGGTTTCCTCGCAGATGGATTCGCGAACCATTTTGGATATGGGCGGGGCAGAGAAATTATTAGGCCGGGGGGATATGCTTTATCTGCCGGTCGGGGAATCAAAACCGGTCCGTGTGCAGGGGGCATTTGTATCTGAAGCGGAAGTGGAACGGTTGGTTTCCTATGTGAAAGAACAGCAAGGAGCAGCTTACCATCTTGATTTGAGCGAGATGAAAGAGGAGTCCACGCCGGAGGAAGGAGAATTGGATTCATTGTTTTGGGAAGCAGTAAAGCTGGTTGTTGAGTCCGAGCAAGCTTCTGTTTCGATGCTCCAAAGACGTTTGAAAGTCGGGTATTCGCGGGCGGCGCGATTGGTTGATCAAATGGAAGAGCGTGGAATTGTAGGCCGATTTGAAGGCTCGAAACCGCGTGAAGTGTTGTTGAGTAAAGAACAATGGTCGCAAATGCAAAATGGATTGTAA
- a CDS encoding ClpP family protease encodes MNNFNFAPQMNEPNPPQMPAAPQTQPVVDKGNPLLENIESLGQTRVAGSDESNIYCISVIGQIEGHIVLPPQNKTTKYEHIIPQLVAAEQNDKIEGVLIILNTVGGDVEAGLAIAEMIASLSKPTVTLVLGGGHSIGVPIAVASNYSFISETATMTIHPIRLTGLVIGVPQSFEYLEKMQERVIRFVTKHSRVTEPKFRELMLKTGELARDIGTTVVGRDAVEYGLIDEMGGLGEALRHLNQLIEQKKLQKSGGVQ; translated from the coding sequence ATGAATAACTTCAATTTTGCACCGCAGATGAATGAACCGAATCCACCGCAGATGCCTGCTGCCCCGCAAACGCAGCCGGTCGTTGACAAGGGCAATCCACTGCTGGAAAATATTGAAAGCCTTGGACAAACGCGAGTTGCCGGCAGTGATGAATCAAACATTTACTGCATCAGCGTGATCGGTCAGATTGAAGGACATATTGTGCTTCCGCCGCAAAACAAAACGACCAAATATGAGCATATTATTCCGCAGCTTGTGGCTGCTGAACAAAACGATAAAATTGAAGGCGTACTGATTATTTTGAATACGGTAGGAGGTGACGTGGAAGCAGGTTTGGCAATTGCGGAGATGATCGCTTCCCTGTCAAAGCCGACCGTTACACTGGTGTTAGGCGGTGGCCATTCGATCGGCGTGCCGATTGCCGTGGCATCCAATTATTCTTTTATCAGTGAAACGGCGACCATGACAATCCATCCCATTCGATTGACCGGCCTTGTGATCGGGGTTCCCCAGTCTTTTGAATACCTGGAGAAGATGCAGGAACGAGTGATTCGTTTCGTGACGAAGCATTCCCGTGTCACGGAACCCAAATTCCGTGAATTGATGCTCAAAACGGGCGAATTGGCGCGTGATATCGGAACCACCGTGGTTGGCAGGGACGCTGTAGAATATGGTCTCATCGATGAAATGGGAGGTCTTGGCGAAGCGTTACGGCACCTGAATCAACTGATCGAACAGAAAAAACTTCAAAAATCGGGGGGTGTCCAATAA
- a CDS encoding MgtC/SapB family protein, translating to MFAQLFPDTLSEVLLRLFLAFLAGGIMGFERERYFREVNEQRGAGFRTYTLTCFGSCLFGLASIYGFPAIGSMMHDTGRVAAQVVAGVGFLGAGSILKNGSQIKGLTTAAGMWTASAIGLMLSAGMYLPALIASLFAYIVLDFPQLFPKAFTWRIRSRIGQQQSDYALPRISRRTRSLGRPAQRILRRTTGQR from the coding sequence ATGTTTGCCCAACTGTTTCCCGATACACTGTCAGAAGTTTTGCTACGGTTGTTTTTGGCGTTTTTGGCGGGCGGCATCATGGGATTTGAACGAGAACGTTATTTTCGGGAGGTGAATGAACAACGGGGGGCCGGTTTTCGTACTTATACGTTAACCTGTTTCGGGTCTTGCCTGTTTGGGCTCGCCTCCATATACGGATTCCCCGCTATCGGAAGCATGATGCACGACACTGGACGGGTCGCGGCGCAAGTGGTGGCGGGAGTGGGATTCCTGGGAGCCGGGTCGATCCTCAAAAACGGATCACAGATCAAAGGCTTGACAACGGCGGCCGGGATGTGGACAGCCAGCGCGATTGGTTTGATGTTGTCAGCAGGAATGTATTTACCCGCCTTGATAGCCTCGCTCTTTGCCTATATTGTGCTCGATTTTCCACAGCTTTTTCCGAAAGCATTCACCTGGCGGATAAGAAGCAGAATCGGGCAACAGCAGAGCGATTATGCTCTCCCACGCATTTCCCGGCGTACCCGAAGTTTGGGGCGACCCGCTCAGAGAATTTTACGAAGAACGACCGGTCAGCGGTGA
- a CDS encoding YlzJ-like family protein: MTMLYWAAIPLETVFEGFDSTSYNWLETDYQRVKMIVEPCGNGWGKIVRLLSANPYDYMDPRLSPGSLVPIASLT; the protein is encoded by the coding sequence ATGACAATGCTCTATTGGGCAGCTATCCCGCTTGAAACCGTTTTTGAAGGATTTGATTCCACCTCCTACAATTGGCTTGAGACCGATTATCAAAGAGTCAAAATGATCGTGGAACCTTGTGGCAACGGCTGGGGTAAAATCGTCCGCCTGCTGTCTGCCAACCCTTATGACTACATGGACCCCCGTTTATCACCCGGGTCCTTGGTTCCGATTGCATCGCTTACCTAG
- a CDS encoding CocE/NonD family hydrolase, which produces MLTYTTDSLKKDTEVTGPMEAELWASSSAQDTDFAVKLTDVYPDGRSIIIQDNILRARYHESREKETLLTPGEIYEFTIDLGPASNIFKAGHRIRADVASSNYLRFDNTPNTGHKWGEDAETVVAKNTIHHDAEHPSHIILPIIPGDDRPDEDKPNKE; this is translated from the coding sequence GTGCTGACGTATACAACCGATTCGCTGAAAAAGGATACAGAAGTGACCGGGCCGATGGAAGCAGAGCTTTGGGCGTCTTCTTCTGCGCAAGATACCGATTTTGCGGTTAAATTGACGGATGTTTACCCTGATGGGCGGTCGATTATTATCCAAGACAACATTCTTCGTGCCAGATACCACGAATCCCGGGAAAAAGAGACTCTTTTAACTCCCGGCGAAATCTATGAATTTACGATCGATCTTGGCCCTGCCAGCAATATCTTCAAAGCAGGTCATCGAATTCGGGCCGACGTTGCGAGCAGCAACTATCTGCGATTTGACAACACCCCCAATACTGGACACAAGTGGGGTGAGGATGCGGAAACAGTGGTAGCCAAAAATACGATTCATCATGATGCGGAACATCCTTCGCATATCATCTTGCCGATCATACCGGGCGACGACCGGCCGGACGAGGATAAGCCGAATAAGGAGTAG
- a CDS encoding CocE/NonD family hydrolase, which yields MDPRVSDQQGRSVYFPESGSKRYFSGANGAENWRYEQLRWFDYWLKGINNGVMDEPPVKLHVMGGANQGHWRWENEWPLARTRYTEYYLHDGKSGTVPSLNDGTLNTQKQKKEEQPDAYLHDPKHPTSTIGGNLTRTTPVDKRGPLTSNRLRRAC from the coding sequence CTGGACCCACGGGTATCCGACCAGCAAGGTAGGTCCGTTTACTTTCCCGAAAGCGGATCTAAGCGATACTTCTCGGGAGCAAATGGTGCGGAAAATTGGAGATACGAACAGCTTCGATGGTTTGACTACTGGTTGAAGGGCATCAATAACGGCGTTATGGATGAACCACCTGTTAAGTTGCATGTAATGGGAGGGGCAAACCAGGGACATTGGCGCTGGGAAAACGAATGGCCCCTGGCACGTACCCGCTACACAGAATATTACCTGCATGACGGCAAATCCGGTACCGTCCCGTCTTTAAACGATGGAACTCTGAACACACAAAAGCAAAAAAAAGAGGAACAACCTGATGCTTACCTGCATGACCCGAAGCATCCCACCTCAACTATCGGCGGTAATTTGACGCGAACAACTCCGGTTGACAAACGGGGGCCGTTGACCAGCAATCGATTGAGAAGGGCGTGCTGA
- the nth gene encoding endonuclease III: protein MKKSEIPILLSHLEQLYPDASCELVHRNAFELLIAVILSAQCTDKLVNQVTPGLFAKYPKPEDFLSLSQEELENEIRKIGLFRSKAKHILETCQILVSEHNGEVPNDYDALVNLPGVGRKTANVVMSNAFGVPAIAVDTHVNRLSHRLGLTKANNVLGTERDLMRKLPKEKWTFAHHALILHGRRVCFARSPKCEICPMQEICAYFKAEQKNAEKTRSGRR, encoded by the coding sequence ATGAAAAAAAGTGAAATTCCTATTCTATTGAGTCATCTCGAACAGTTGTATCCGGATGCAAGCTGCGAACTGGTCCACCGCAACGCATTTGAACTATTGATTGCGGTAATCCTGTCCGCTCAATGTACTGACAAGTTGGTAAATCAAGTAACCCCTGGTTTGTTTGCCAAATATCCGAAACCGGAAGATTTTTTAAGTTTGTCGCAGGAGGAGTTAGAGAACGAAATTCGTAAAATCGGCTTATTCAGGTCGAAAGCAAAGCATATTTTGGAAACTTGCCAAATTCTTGTCAGCGAGCATAACGGAGAAGTGCCAAACGATTATGATGCATTGGTGAATTTGCCGGGGGTTGGCAGGAAAACGGCCAATGTTGTAATGAGTAACGCATTCGGTGTTCCCGCAATTGCGGTTGATACCCATGTGAATCGGCTGTCCCACAGGCTGGGATTGACAAAAGCAAACAATGTGTTGGGGACAGAACGGGATTTGATGAGAAAATTGCCAAAGGAAAAGTGGACATTTGCTCATCATGCGTTGATTTTGCATGGCAGACGGGTTTGTTTTGCCCGTAGTCCGAAATGCGAAATTTGTCCTATGCAAGAGATTTGCGCTTATTTTAAAGCAGAACAAAAGAACGCGGAAAAGACACGGTCAGGCAGGCGCTAA
- a CDS encoding glutamate synthase-related protein — protein MWKNRKVKEEHDACGIVSVIEKNGTPTHDNIQKTFDALIKMSHRAGFVDGEGDGCGIQIDIPRKLWAKNLMRNNLPATLSEQPGFAVGHFFLLKEEKAQKENWLPKLREFFQQAGFSVLVSTEANVNSDVLGPQGRHDEPLFVQLALHHDKLQGQELEKQLFQLQCQIEAEMPFHVVSLSSHIAIYKVRGSANILPLYYPDLQSKDCRSVISLGHNRYSTNTTTVFERVQPFSVLGHNGEINTIQKLREEAQMLGIQLVHGGSDSQDMNRTIEGMIHLYGISFFEAMEMIFPPIINEIKQFSNELQDMYMFFRSGWGPFAQGPAGIVSRYGDQCLYSVDALGLRPVWLVETDTSYYFSSEQGVVPVTEMVNDPKAIAPGEKVAVQIDRNAHSATIVPYSEMQQQVLHSAKQRYRFKGFRKTIGFGTPSLEGEFFLPTADPASDAETRDRLLAAFGWDTADLDLVEQQANTGLEPVRSLGFDGPLAALSRERQNIADFFKETVAVVTNPAIDREREIEHFSTRVVLGPRPSLQGHHQHVLRRLEIHTPLLVGGHRNGSPLSIDEYRPMAHELGTYLFEDLIREFNAGPHSIIAIDAVRKAEETVKDAVHRIERNAVEAVVAGAHLLVIDDRHVFRYDNGYVDPMLVVSAVHHALKEYPTASGAENLRRRTSIVLRSGALRNLHDISVAIGLGADAVNPYMMWETAGLVEPQESIKKLYQALHKGLEKVISTLGIHELRGYDRLFSSIGLKPEVQKVLQTVNFYGSEQAGFGWDQLQSDSEERSRIASGEETKKMAKTFHYFPRIWKLAGDVAAGNKPFSDLADKMVEMETNNPISLRHVLDLKNDPTSKVEPKDTDISIGEHSLPFLISSMSFGSQNETAYRAYAEAAYRLNMISLNGEGGEIKDLIGKYPNHRGMQIASGRFGVNIELTNSSNLLEIKIGQGAKPGEGGHLPSSKVTAKIAAARNAQPGTDLISPSNNHDIYSIEDLAQMIDELKTANPKARVSVKVPVVPNIGTIAVGIAKAGADIITLSGYDGGTGAARAHALKYVGLPVEIGVKLAHRELVESGLRNKVEIWADGGVKTGFDVMKLILLGANRVGFGTMAMVAIGCISCRACHKDTCPVGIATQMESIEEAKEKGLKMFKPREFDLAVEHLMGYFKGVGEHVRQLTAKLGVARLQDLVGQSDLLEQTRELDRLDLSDLLAPVQSQAPIRGAVPELRVSSVGVNSLTERLAMETVMEVAAGSDTVTRQAGTTLASDRVIGSYLSGSVTRGKKQGEISSFNKAKVNFDNGSVGGNGFAAYNTTGVHIRIQGGAQDGVGKTSLGGKVIVLKGKNKYGKFVDGSVGKGLAYGAQRGLFIVQGNADSRAGIRLSGADIVIGGQLQAPVEDSRGMIGSRANIKGFAFEYMTNGRAVVLGDPGPWICSGMTGGVIYLRVQPEMGLDENALRRRIAKGAKVALSKLDPQGKRDLEELIGNYVKELRRSGQEEEANQVEALLAHPEQHFMMVKPASAQTDQDIATE, from the coding sequence ATGTGGAAGAATCGCAAAGTAAAAGAGGAACATGACGCATGTGGTATCGTCTCGGTGATTGAAAAGAACGGGACTCCGACTCATGACAACATACAAAAAACGTTTGATGCACTGATCAAAATGTCGCATCGGGCCGGTTTTGTTGACGGTGAAGGGGATGGATGCGGAATCCAGATCGACATTCCCCGTAAACTATGGGCCAAAAACCTGATGCGAAACAACCTGCCTGCTACGCTATCGGAGCAGCCAGGTTTTGCTGTCGGTCATTTTTTTCTATTGAAAGAAGAGAAAGCGCAAAAAGAAAACTGGTTGCCTAAATTGCGAGAATTTTTCCAACAGGCCGGTTTTTCGGTTTTGGTATCAACGGAGGCTAACGTAAACTCGGATGTGCTTGGACCGCAAGGGCGGCATGATGAACCGCTGTTTGTGCAGCTCGCGCTCCATCATGACAAATTGCAGGGACAGGAATTGGAAAAACAACTGTTCCAGTTGCAATGTCAAATCGAAGCGGAGATGCCGTTCCACGTGGTGTCTTTAAGTTCGCACATTGCCATTTACAAAGTACGGGGTTCAGCCAATATTCTTCCCCTTTATTATCCCGATCTGCAGAGTAAAGATTGCCGATCGGTGATTAGTCTGGGTCACAACCGTTATTCCACAAACACCACTACTGTTTTTGAACGGGTTCAACCGTTCTCGGTGCTTGGGCATAACGGGGAAATCAATACGATTCAGAAGCTGCGCGAAGAAGCGCAGATGCTTGGCATTCAATTGGTTCATGGCGGCAGTGACTCGCAGGACATGAACCGTACCATCGAGGGCATGATCCATCTCTATGGGATCAGCTTCTTTGAAGCGATGGAAATGATTTTCCCGCCTATTATTAATGAAATCAAACAATTCTCAAATGAATTGCAGGATATGTATATGTTCTTCCGCTCCGGTTGGGGACCGTTCGCACAAGGACCGGCTGGGATTGTTTCCCGTTACGGGGACCAGTGCCTCTATTCGGTTGATGCGCTGGGGCTGCGTCCAGTGTGGTTGGTTGAGACGGACACATCCTATTATTTCTCGTCCGAACAGGGTGTCGTACCTGTAACGGAAATGGTAAACGACCCGAAAGCAATCGCACCCGGTGAGAAAGTGGCGGTACAGATTGACCGCAACGCCCATTCCGCAACGATTGTTCCGTATAGCGAAATGCAACAACAGGTGTTACATTCTGCAAAACAACGCTATCGGTTTAAGGGTTTTCGGAAGACGATCGGGTTTGGAACCCCATCGCTGGAAGGTGAATTCTTCCTGCCAACAGCAGACCCTGCATCGGATGCTGAAACGAGAGACCGTCTGCTTGCTGCTTTTGGTTGGGATACGGCTGATTTGGATTTGGTTGAACAGCAAGCGAATACGGGACTGGAACCGGTTCGTTCGCTCGGGTTTGACGGGCCGCTGGCTGCGTTGTCGAGAGAACGGCAAAATATTGCCGACTTTTTTAAGGAAACGGTTGCGGTGGTTACCAATCCGGCAATTGACCGTGAACGGGAAATCGAGCATTTCTCCACACGTGTGGTGTTGGGGCCGCGTCCTTCTCTGCAAGGTCACCATCAACACGTTTTGCGTCGATTGGAAATTCATACACCGCTGCTGGTTGGCGGACATCGAAATGGTTCACCGCTTTCGATCGATGAGTACCGTCCTATGGCGCATGAATTAGGTACTTATCTGTTTGAAGATCTGATCCGTGAATTTAATGCGGGCCCGCATTCGATTATCGCAATTGATGCGGTTCGGAAAGCGGAAGAAACGGTAAAGGATGCCGTTCACAGAATTGAAAGGAATGCAGTCGAGGCGGTTGTGGCCGGAGCTCATCTTTTAGTGATCGATGATCGGCATGTATTCCGTTACGATAACGGATATGTCGATCCGATGCTGGTTGTTTCTGCAGTGCATCACGCGCTGAAGGAATATCCGACAGCGTCCGGTGCTGAAAACTTACGTCGTCGCACATCGATTGTCTTGCGTTCCGGAGCGCTACGCAATTTGCATGACATCTCCGTGGCGATCGGTCTTGGCGCTGATGCGGTCAATCCGTATATGATGTGGGAAACGGCAGGACTGGTGGAACCGCAGGAAAGCATTAAAAAACTGTATCAGGCATTGCACAAAGGTTTAGAAAAAGTGATTTCTACCTTGGGTATCCATGAGTTGCGCGGTTACGATCGTCTGTTTTCGTCGATCGGTTTGAAACCGGAAGTTCAAAAGGTTCTCCAAACTGTTAACTTTTACGGCTCAGAGCAAGCGGGATTCGGCTGGGATCAATTGCAGTCTGATTCGGAAGAACGGTCCAGAATCGCTTCCGGAGAAGAAACGAAAAAGATGGCGAAAACGTTCCATTATTTCCCGCGTATCTGGAAGTTGGCCGGTGATGTGGCTGCAGGCAACAAGCCTTTCTCCGATTTGGCTGACAAAATGGTTGAGATGGAAACGAACAATCCAATTTCGCTCCGCCATGTGTTGGATCTAAAAAACGATCCCACTTCCAAAGTGGAGCCGAAAGATACGGATATCTCAATCGGTGAGCACAGCTTACCATTCTTGATCTCGTCCATGTCATTTGGTTCGCAGAACGAAACCGCATATCGTGCTTATGCGGAAGCGGCTTATCGGTTGAACATGATTTCGCTGAATGGAGAAGGCGGCGAAATTAAAGATTTGATCGGAAAATATCCGAATCACAGAGGTATGCAGATTGCATCCGGACGATTTGGCGTCAATATTGAATTGACCAATTCGTCGAACCTGTTGGAAATTAAAATTGGACAGGGAGCAAAACCAGGCGAAGGCGGCCATCTTCCAAGTTCGAAAGTGACTGCGAAAATCGCTGCCGCCCGGAACGCACAGCCGGGAACCGATTTGATTTCTCCTTCCAACAATCATGATATCTACTCGATTGAAGATTTGGCGCAGATGATTGACGAGTTGAAAACAGCCAATCCGAAAGCTCGTGTGTCTGTGAAAGTGCCGGTTGTGCCAAATATCGGCACCATTGCAGTCGGGATTGCCAAAGCGGGAGCGGATATCATTACATTGAGCGGTTATGATGGAGGAACCGGTGCTGCCCGTGCTCATGCTCTTAAATACGTGGGTCTTCCGGTCGAAATCGGTGTGAAACTCGCTCATCGTGAACTGGTTGAGTCCGGCTTGCGCAACAAAGTTGAAATTTGGGCAGACGGTGGCGTGAAAACAGGCTTTGACGTAATGAAACTGATACTACTGGGTGCAAACCGCGTTGGTTTTGGAACCATGGCGATGGTTGCTATCGGCTGTATCAGCTGTCGAGCTTGTCATAAGGACACCTGTCCGGTAGGAATCGCAACCCAGATGGAATCGATCGAAGAAGCAAAAGAAAAAGGATTAAAGATGTTCAAGCCGCGTGAATTCGATCTGGCGGTTGAACACCTGATGGGATATTTTAAGGGAGTAGGCGAACATGTACGTCAACTTACTGCAAAATTGGGAGTTGCCCGTTTGCAGGATCTGGTAGGACAGTCCGATTTGTTGGAGCAAACACGTGAGCTGGATCGGTTGGATCTGTCTGACTTATTGGCGCCGGTGCAGTCGCAGGCACCAATTCGCGGCGCCGTTCCAGAATTGCGCGTATCGTCAGTTGGCGTGAATTCCTTGACTGAACGGCTTGCCATGGAAACGGTGATGGAAGTAGCCGCCGGGTCTGATACGGTAACTCGTCAAGCAGGGACTACATTGGCGAGTGATCGGGTAATCGGCAGCTACTTGTCCGGTTCTGTGACACGCGGCAAGAAGCAGGGTGAAATCAGTTCTTTCAACAAAGCGAAAGTGAATTTTGACAATGGTTCGGTTGGCGGAAACGGTTTTGCTGCCTATAACACAACCGGGGTTCATATCCGTATCCAGGGCGGTGCTCAGGATGGTGTCGGCAAAACATCGCTTGGCGGTAAAGTGATTGTTCTGAAAGGGAAAAACAAATATGGTAAATTTGTAGACGGCTCGGTCGGAAAAGGTCTGGCTTACGGTGCGCAAAGAGGTTTGTTCATCGTCCAGGGCAATGCCGATTCACGCGCTGGAATCCGGCTGTCTGGAGCAGATATTGTGATTGGCGGTCAGCTGCAAGCACCGGTGGAAGATTCCCGCGGTATGATTGGGTCTCGGGCAAATATTAAAGGATTTGCTTTTGAATATATGACAAACGGTCGGGCAGTTGTATTGGGAGACCCCGGTCCCTGGATCTGTTCCGGTATGACGGGCGGTGTTATTTACCTGCGGGTACAACCGGAAATGGGGTTGGACGAAAATGCGCTGCGCAGACGGATTGCGAAAGGCGCGAAAGTGGCGCTGTCGAAATTGGACCCGCAAGGCAAACGTGATCTGGAAGAACTGATCGGCAATTATGTCAAAGAGTTGCGACGGAGCGGCCAAGAAGAAGAAGCAAACCAAGTGGAAGCGCTGCTGGCTCATCCGGAACAACATTTCATGATGGTTAAACCGGCTTCTGCACAAACCGATCAGGATATTGCAACTGAATAA
- a CDS encoding CocE/NonD family hydrolase, with translation MRKRIWSVVLSFAWVLSTITALILLPAQTSAATGSSVAPDLYQYEVLSNVMADMRDGIKLETDVYLPKDKTEAEKEKGFPTLVMRTPYGKESYGKAESPFFAQRGYAVVVQDTTGNASKRSGGLMAGVIIILRFQRGAKRAETRSVR, from the coding sequence ATGCGGAAAAGAATCTGGTCTGTAGTCTTATCCTTTGCATGGGTCCTGTCAACGATCACGGCTTTGATTTTGTTGCCTGCTCAGACGTCGGCAGCAACCGGGTCATCAGTGGCCCCTGATCTTTACCAATACGAAGTGCTCTCGAACGTAATGGCAGATATGAGGGATGGAATTAAACTGGAAACGGATGTCTATTTGCCAAAAGATAAGACAGAAGCGGAAAAAGAAAAAGGTTTCCCGACTTTGGTCATGAGAACACCCTACGGCAAAGAAAGTTATGGAAAAGCGGAAAGCCCTTTTTTCGCGCAAAGAGGATATGCAGTGGTGGTTCAGGATACAACAGGTAACGCCTCTAAACGAAGTGGCGGGCTGATGGCAGGAGTAATAATTATATTGAGATTCCAAAGAGGGGCCAAAAGAGCGGAAACTCGAAGCGTTAGATAA